A single region of the Acipenser ruthenus chromosome 57, fAciRut3.2 maternal haplotype, whole genome shotgun sequence genome encodes:
- the LOC131724874 gene encoding myosin heavy chain, fast skeletal muscle-like has translation MSTDAEMEIYGAAAIYLRKPERERIEAQSKPFDAKTACYVADAKEMYLKGVIQSKEGGKVTVKTLEGQTVTVKEDDVYPMNPPKYDKIEDMAMMTHLSEPTVLYNLKERYAAWMIYTYSGLFCATVNPYKWLPVYDQSCVNAYRGKKRMEAPPHIFSVSDNAYQFMLTDRENQSVLITGESGAGKTVNTKRVIQYFATIAVAGGEKKKEPAPGKIQGTLEDQIISANPLLEAFGNAKTVRNDNSSRFGKFIRIHFGATGKLASADIETYLLEKSRVTFQLKEERSYHIFYQIMTNHKPELIDMLLITTNPYDFPMISQGQITVASIDDKEELDATDSAIDILGFTNEEKMGIYKLTGAVMHYGNMKFKQKQREEQAEPDGTEVADKVSYLLGLNSADLLKSLCFPRVKVGNEYVTKGQTVPQVMCLLSTSMHTAHNSKVNNSVGALSKSVYEKLFLWMVIRINEMLATKQTRQFYIGVLDIAGFEIFDYNSLEQLCINFTNEKLQQFFNHTMFVLEQEEYKKEGIIWEFIDFGMDLAACIELIEKPMGIFSILEEECMFPKASDTSFKNKLYDQHLGKSNAFEKPKPAKGKVEAHFSLVHYAGTVDYNITGWLDKNKDPLNDTVVGLYQKSSVKLLANLYAAFPAAEAAAAKGGGKKKKGGSFQTVSALFRENLNKLMSNLRSTHPHFVRCLIPNESKTPGLMENFLVIHQLRCNGVLEGIRICRKGFPSRILYGDFKQRYKVLNASVIPEGQFMDNKKASEKLLGSIDVNHEEYKFGHTKVFFKAGLLGVLEEMRDEKLAALVTSTQALCRGFLMRREFQKMMERRESIFTIQYNIRSFMNVKHWPWMKLYFKIKPLLKSAESEKEMANMKEEFEKCKENLAKAEAKRKELEEKMNSVMQEKNDLQLQVQSESESRSDVEERCEGLIKNKIQLEAKVKEITERLEDEEEMNAELTAKKRKLEDECSELKKDIDDLELTLAKVEKEKHATENKVKNLTEEMAAQDESLAKLTKEKKALQEAHQQTLDDLQAEEDKVNTLTKAKTKLEQQVDDLEGSLEQEKKLRMDLERAKRKLEGDLKLAQESIMDLENDKQQSDEKIKKKDFETSQLLSKIEDEQALGAQLQKKIKELQARIEELEEEIEAERASRAKIEKQRADLSRELEEISERLEEAGGATSAQIEMNKKREAEFQKLRRDLEESTLQHEATAAALRKKQADSVAELGEQIDNLQRVKQKLEKEKSEYKMELDDLSSNMESVAKSKANLEKMCRSLEDQYSEIKTKNDENIRQINDISAQRARLLTENGEFSRQLEEKESLISQLTRGKQAFTQQIEELKRQIEEETKAKTALAHSVQSARHDCDLLREQYEEEQEAKAELQRAMSKANSEVAQWRSKYETDAIQRTEELEEAKKKLAQRLQDAEEHIEAVNSKCASLEKTKLRLQGEVEDLMVDVERANAQASALDKKQRNFDKVLADWKQKFEEGQAELEAAQKEARSLSTELFKMKNSYEEALDQLETLKRENKNLQQEISDLTEQIGEGGKAIHELEKSKKQIETEKSEIQTALEEAEASLEHEESKILRVQLELNQVKSEVDRKIAEKDEELEQLKRNSQRVIDSMQSTLDSEIRSRNDALRVKKKMEGDLNEMEIQLSHSNRQAAEAQKQLRNVQGQLKDAQLHLDDALRGQEDMKEQLAMVERRNTLMQAEIEEMRAALEQIERGRKVAEQELLDASERVQLLHSQNTSLINTKKKLENDISQLQGEVEDAIQEARNAEEKAKKSITDAAMMAEELKKEQDTSSHLERMKKNMEQTVKDLTHRLDEAEQLAMKGGKKQLQKLESRVRELENELEAEQRRSAESVKGVRKYERRAKELTYQAEEDKKNVFRLQDLVDKLQLKVKTYKRQAEEAEEQVNTHLSRFRKVQHELEESEERADIAESQVNKLRTKTRDVGKVKEAAE, from the exons ATGAGTACGGACGCAGAGATGGAGATATACGGGGCGGCGGCCATCTACCTCCGGAAACCCGAGAGGGAAAGAATTGAGGCGCAAAGCAAACCCTTTGATGCAAAAACCGCCTGCTACGTAGCAGATGCCAAAGAGATGTACTTAAAAGGTGTTATCCAGAGTAAAGAAGGTGGCAAAGTCACTGTAAAAACTCTGGAAGGACAA aCCGTCACTGTTAAAGAAGATGACGTCTACCCTATGAACCCTCCCAAGTATGATAAAATTGAGGACATGGCCATGATGACCCACCTCAGTGAACCAACTGTGCTGTATAACCTCAAAGAGCGTTATGCCGCATGGATGATCTAC ACTTACTCAGGACTGTTTTGTGCTACTGTGAATCCATACAAGTGGCTTCCAGTGTACGACCAGTCTTGTGTTAATGCATACAGAGGCAAGAAGCGTATGGAGGCTCCCCCACACATCTTCTCTGTCTCTGACAATGCCTATCAGTTCATGCTTACTG ATCGTGAAAACCAGTCAGTCCTGATCAC tgGAGAATCTGGTGCAGGAAAGACTGTGAACACCAAACGTGTCATCCAGTACTTTGCGACAATCGCAGTGGCTGGTGGTGAGAAGAAGAAAGAGCCGGCTCCTGGAAAAATCCAG GGAACCCTGGAGGATCAGATTATTTCAGCTAACCCTCTGCTGGAAGCTTTTGGTAATGCCAAAACTGTGAGAAATGACAACTCGTCTCGCTTT ggTAAATTTATCAGAATTCACTTCGGAGCAACAGGAAAACTGGCTTCTGCTGATATTGAGACct ACTTGCTGGAAAAATCCAGAGTCACGTTTCAGTTGAAAGAAGAAAGGAGCTACCATATCTTCTATCAGATCATGACCAACCACAAGCCAGAGCTTATTG ACATGCTTCTCATTACCACCAACCCCTATGATTTCCCTATGATCAGTCAAGGGCAGATCACCGTTGCCAGCATTGATGACAAAGAGGAGTTGGATGCCACAGAT TCTGCCATTGACATTCTTGGGTTCACAAATGAAGAGAAAATGGGCATCTACAAACTAACTGGTGCGGTGATGCACTACGGTAACATGAAGTTCAAGCAGAAGCAGCGTGAGGAGCAGGCTGAACCAGATGGCACTGAAG TGGCTGATAAAGTCAGCTATCTGTTGGGATTGAACTCAGCTGACTTGCTGAAATCCTTGTGCTTCCCGAGagtgaaagtggggaatgagtaTGTGACCAAGGGGCAGACTGTCCCCCAGGTAATGTGTTTGCTCTCAACCTCCATGCACACTGCACACAATTCAA AGGTCAATAATTCTGTTGGCGCGCTGTCTAAATCTGTCTATGAGAAATTGTTCTTGTGGATGGTTATCCGTATCAATGAGATGCTAGCTACAAAGCAGACAAGACAATTCTACATTGGAGTCCTGGATATTGCAGGATTTGAGATCTTTGAT TACAATAGCTTGGAGCAGCTGTGCATCAACTTCACCAATGAAAAACTGCAACAGTTCTTCAATCATACCATGTTTGTACTGGAACAAGAAGAGTACAAGAAAGAAGGGATTATTTGGGAGTTCATTGACTTTGGTATGGACTTGGCTGCTTGCATTGAGCTTATTGAAAAG CCTATGGGAATATTCTCCATCCTTGAAGAGGAGTGCATGTTCCCCAAGGCCTCAGACACTTCTTTCAAGAACAAGCTGTATGACCAGCACCTTGGCAAGAGCAACGCCTTTGAGAAACCTAAACCCGCCAAAGGGAAAGTTGAGGCCCACTTCTCCCTGGTGCACTATGCTGGCACTGTGGACTACAACATCACCGGCTGGCTGGACAAGAACAAGGACCCACTGAACGACACTGTAGTGGGGCTGTACCAGAAATCATCCGTGAAACTCCTGGCCAACCTTTATGCCGCTTTTCCAGCTGCAG AGGCTGCTGCTGCAAAGGGGGGTGGAAAGAAGAAGAAGGGTGGCTCCTTTCAAACAGTGTCAGCTCTTTTCAGG GAGAACTTGAACAAACTGATGTCCAACTTAAGAAGTACCCATCCACACTTTGTGCGTTGCCTAATTCCCAATGAGTCAAAGACTCCAG GTTTAATGGAAAACTTCTTGGTCATCCACCAGCTGAGATGCAATGGTGTGCTAGAAGGTATCAGAATTTGCAGAAAGGGATTTCCAAGCAGAATCTTATATGGTGACTTCAAGCAAAG ATACAAAGTGTTAAATGCAAGTGTTATACCTGAGGGTCAGTTCATGGACAACAAGAAAGCATCAGAGAAGCTTTTGGGATCAATTGATGTAAATCACGAGGAGTATAAATTTGGCCACACTAAG GTCTTCTTTAAAGCTGGTTTGCTGGGTGTACTTGAGGAGATGCGAGATGAAAAATTGGCCGCACTCGTCACTAGTACCCAGGCTCTCTGTCGTGGGTTTCTGATGAGAAGGGAATTCCAAAAGATGATGGAAAGGAG GGAGTCCATTTTCACCATCCAGTACAACATTCGTTCATTCATGAATGTGAAACACTGGCCATGGATGAAGCTCTACTTCAAGATCAAGCCACTCCTGAAGAGCGCCGAATCTGAAAAGGAAATGGCCAACATGAAGGAAGAATTTGAAAAGTGCAAAGAAAATCTGGCCAAAGCAGAAGCAAAACGAAAGGAGCTTGAGGAGAAAATGAATTCTGTGATGCAGGAAAAGAATGACCTGCAGCTTCAAGTCCAGTCG GAATCGGAAAGTCGCTCTGATGTTGAAGAAAGATGTGAGGGGCttatcaaaaacaaaatccaGCTTGAGGCTAAAGTTAAAGAGATTACTGAGAGATTGGAAGATGAGGAGGAAATGAATGCTGAGCTGACTGCCAAGAAGAGGAAACTGGAAGATGAGTGCAGTGAGCTCAAGAAAGACATTGATGACCTAGAGCTTACATTGGCCAAAGTTGAGAAGGAGAAGCATGCCACGGAAAATAAG GTTAAAAACCTTACTGAAGAAATGGCTGCTCAGGATGAAAGTCTTGCAAAATTAACCAAGGAAAAGAAAGCCCTCCAAGAGGCACACCAACAGACCCTTGATGACCTGCAAGCAGAGGAGGACAAAGTCAACACTCTGACCAAAGCAAAGACTAAGCTGGAACAACAAGTGGACGAT CTTGAAGGTTCATTGGAGCAAGAAAAGAAACTCCGTATGGACCTTGAGAGAGCCAAAAGAAAGCTTGAGGGTGATCTGAAACTAGCCCAGGAATCCATAATGGATCTGGAAAATGACAAGCAGCAATCAGATGAGAAGATAAAGAA GAAGGACTTTGAAACAAGTCAACTGCTGAGCAAAATTGAAGATGAACAAGCTTTGGGTGCTCAACTTCAAAAGAAGATTAAGGAGCTACAG gcGCGCATTGAAGAACTTGAAGAAGAAATCGAGGCCGAACGAGCGTCTCGGGCAAAGATTGAAAAGCAGAGAGCTGATCTTTCCAGGGAACTTGAAGAGATCAGTGAAAGGCTTGAGGAAGCCGGCGGTGCAACTTCAGCTCAGATTGAAATGAACAAGAAACGTGAAGCTGAGTTTCAGAAACTCAGACGAGACCTGGAGGAGTCCACTCTGCAGCATGAAGCTACTGCCGCTGCTCTTCGCAAAAAGCAAGCCGACAGCGTGGCGGAACTGGGAGAACAGATTGACAACCTCCAGCGTGTGAAACAGAAGCTTGAGAAAGAAAAGAGTGAATATAAAATGGAACTTGATGACCTCTCCAGCAACATGGAATCTGTAGCCAAATCCAAG GCAAACCTGGAAAAGATGTGTCGTTCTCTGGAGGACCAATATAGTGAAATTAAGACGAAGAACGATGAGAATATCCGTCAGATCAATGACATCAGTGCTCAAAGAGCCCGTCTCCTGACAGAGAATG GTGAATTCTCCCGCCAACTGGAAGAGAAAGAATCTTTAATTTCTCAGCTCACAAGAGGAAAACAGGCTTTCACTCAGCAAATTGAGGAGCTCAAGAGGCAAATTGAGGAAGAAACAAAA GCCAAGACTGCCCTGGCTCATAGTGTGCAATCTGCCCGCCATGACTGTGACCTGCTTCGTGAGCAATATGAGGAGGAGCAGGAAGCCAAGGCTGAGCTGCAGCGTGCAATGTCAAAGGCTAACAGTGAGGTGGCTCAGTGGAGATCAAAATACGAAACTGATGCTATCCAGCGCACGGAGGAGCTTGAAGAAGCAAA GAAAAAGCTAGCACAGCGCCTTCAAGATGCTGAGGAACACATTGAGGCTGTGAACTCAAAGTGTGCCTCtctggaaaaaacaaaactgagacTCCAGGGTGAAGTTGAAGATCTCATGGTTGATGTAGAAAGAGCAAATGCACAAGCCTCTGCTCTCGACAAGAAGCAGAGAAACTTTGACAAG GTTCTAGCTGACTGGAAGCAGAAATTTGAAGAAGGCCAGGCAGAGCTGGAGGCTGCACAGAAAGAGGCTCGCTCTCTCAGCACTGAGCTTTTCAAGATGAAGAACTCCTATGAAGAAGCTTTGGACCAACTTGAAACCCTCAAACGGGAGAACAAGAACTTGCAGC AGGAGATCTCTGATTTGACTGAGCAGATTGGTGAGGGCGGGAAGGCTATTCATGAGCTGGAGAAGTCAAAGAAGCAGATTGAAACTGAAAAGTCAGAAATCCAAACCGCCTTGGAGGAAGCAGAG GCCTCGTTGGAGCATGAGGAGTCAAAGATTCTTCGCGTCCAGCTTGAGCTGAACCAGGTGAAGTCTGAGGTTGACAGAAAGATCGCTGAGAAAGACGAGGAGCTTGAGCAGCTGAAGAGAAACAGTCAGAGAGTGATCGACTCAATGCAGAGCACTCTTGACTCTGAAATTAGGAGTCGCAACGATGCCCTGAGAGTGAAGAAGAAGATGGAGGGAGATCTGAATGAAATGGAAATTCAGCTGAGTCACTCCAACCGCCAAGCAGCTGAAGCTCAGAAACAACTGAGGAACGTCCAAGGTCAACTCAAG GATGCCCAACTGCACCTTGACGATGCTCTCCGAGGACAGGAAGACATGAAGGAACAGCTCGCCATGGTGGAACGCAGGAACACCCTGATGCAGGCTGAAATTGAAGAGATGAGGGCTGCCCTGGAACAGATAGAGAGAGGCCGCAAAGTGGCTGAACAGGAGCTCCTTGATGCCAGTGAGCGTGTGCAGCTGCTGCACTCTCAG AATACCAGTCTTATCAACACCAAGAAGAAGCTTGAGAATGACATTTCCCAGCTGCAAGGTGAGGTAGAGGATGCCATCCAGGAAGCAAGAAATGCagaagaaaaagccaagaaaTCTATTACTGAT GCTGCCATGATGGCAGAGGAGCTCAAGAAGGAACAGGACACCAGCTCTCATCTGGAGAGAATGAAGAAGAACATGGAGCAGACAGTGAAGGACCTGACCCACCGTCTGGATGAGGCTGAGCAGCTGGCCATGAAGGGTGGAAAGAAACAGCTCCAGAAACTGGAGAGCAGG GTGCGCGAGCTGGAAAATGAGCTTGAAGCCGAGCAAAGACGTAGTGCTGAGTCAGTTAAAGGAGTCCGGAAATATGAAAGAAGAGCCAAGGAGCTCACCTACCAG GCTGAAGAAGACAAGAAGAATGTGTTCAGACTTCAGGATCTGGTTGATAAGCTGCAACTGAAAGTGAAGACTTACAAGAGGCAGGCTGAGGAAGCT GAGGAACAAGTCAACACCCACCTGTCTAGGTTCAGGAAGGTGCAGCACGAGCTTGAGGAGAGTGAGGAGCGCGCTGATATCGCTGAATCCCAGGTCAACAAGCTGAGGACTAAAACCCGTGATGTGGGAAAG GTTAAAGAAGCAGCAGAGTAG